A region from the Kribbella shirazensis genome encodes:
- a CDS encoding alkaline phosphatase D family protein: MPETGRSRALSRRRFLGYSGAAATGVLLGAGQWDTIAYSTPLLSGYPFTLGVASGDPTPDSVVLWTRLAVEPLAPDGNGGMPPCRMPVLYQVATDENFAHVVKAGTAFAAPELGYSVHPEVYGLQPGRHYWYRFRVGNQLSPVGRTRTAPAPGTMPSLLRFGFASCQSYHGGHYTAYQHLAEEDLDLVLHLGDYIYEESYGFSTDHDGKPLPEYMLDEVTTLTGYRLQYALYKSDPHLQAAHAASAWINTFDDHEVEDGWVAGASKADTEPDQDPAVFRQRKLAAFQAMYENLPLRHTQMPAGPDIRVHRRVDYGNLANFTMLDTRQYRSARNGREDPNATMLGGKQADWLIDGFSTSPARWQIVGNQVPMAQLDRNPDENVVSWFADCWDAYTVERDRVLTEAHEREVDNLVVVTGDRHSNYLMDLKADYDNPDSPVVGTELVGTSISSGRDGADMLPVGENYLRANPHMKFCNFQRGYNRVTVTPDRLVTDFRVVPYVSRPDAPISTRASFVVENGRPGADPA, translated from the coding sequence ATGCCTGAAACCGGTCGCAGCCGCGCGCTCAGCAGACGCCGTTTCCTCGGGTACTCCGGTGCCGCGGCGACCGGCGTGCTGCTCGGCGCAGGGCAATGGGACACCATCGCCTACTCGACGCCGCTGCTGTCCGGGTATCCGTTCACCCTAGGAGTCGCCTCTGGTGACCCGACGCCGGACAGCGTCGTGCTCTGGACCCGCCTGGCTGTGGAGCCGCTGGCACCGGACGGCAACGGCGGCATGCCGCCCTGCCGGATGCCGGTCCTGTACCAGGTCGCCACCGACGAGAACTTCGCCCACGTAGTCAAGGCCGGCACGGCGTTCGCCGCGCCCGAGTTGGGCTACTCGGTGCACCCCGAGGTGTACGGACTCCAGCCGGGCCGGCACTACTGGTACCGCTTCCGCGTTGGCAATCAGCTTTCGCCGGTCGGCCGAACCCGGACCGCGCCTGCCCCGGGCACGATGCCGTCCCTGCTGAGGTTCGGCTTCGCGTCCTGCCAGAGCTACCACGGCGGGCACTACACCGCGTACCAGCACCTGGCTGAGGAGGACCTCGACCTGGTGCTGCACCTCGGCGACTACATCTACGAGGAGTCGTACGGTTTCAGCACCGACCACGACGGCAAGCCGCTTCCGGAGTACATGCTGGACGAGGTCACGACCCTGACCGGGTACCGGCTGCAGTACGCGCTCTACAAGTCGGACCCCCATCTGCAGGCGGCGCACGCCGCATCCGCCTGGATCAACACGTTCGACGACCACGAGGTCGAGGACGGCTGGGTGGCCGGCGCGTCCAAGGCCGACACCGAGCCGGACCAGGATCCGGCGGTGTTCCGGCAGCGCAAGCTCGCCGCGTTCCAGGCCATGTACGAGAACCTGCCGCTGCGGCACACCCAGATGCCGGCCGGCCCGGACATCCGGGTCCACCGCCGGGTCGACTACGGCAACCTGGCCAACTTCACCATGCTGGACACACGGCAGTACCGGTCCGCGCGCAACGGCCGGGAGGACCCGAACGCCACCATGCTCGGCGGCAAGCAGGCGGACTGGCTGATCGACGGATTCTCGACGTCGCCGGCGCGCTGGCAGATCGTCGGCAACCAAGTGCCGATGGCCCAGCTGGACCGCAACCCCGACGAGAACGTCGTCTCCTGGTTCGCCGACTGCTGGGACGCCTACACCGTCGAGCGCGACCGGGTGCTCACCGAGGCTCACGAGCGCGAAGTCGACAACCTCGTCGTCGTCACCGGCGACCGGCACAGCAACTACCTGATGGATCTGAAGGCCGACTACGACAACCCCGACTCACCGGTCGTCGGCACCGAGCTCGTCGGCACGTCGATCAGCAGCGGCCGGGACGGCGCCGACATGCTGCCGGTCGGCGAGAACTATCTGCGGGCGAACCCGCACATGAAGTTCTGCAACTTCCAGCGCGGCTACAACCGGGTCACCGTCACCCCGGACCGTCTCGTCACCGACTTCCGGGTCGTGCCCTACGTCTCGCGGCCGGACGCGCCGATCAGCACCCGGGCCAGCTTCGTCGTCGAGAACGGCCGGCCAGGCGCCGACCCCGCCTGA
- a CDS encoding aldo/keto reductase: protein MRYRTLGGTGIEVSTHCLGAMMFGAVGNPDHEDCIRIIHAALDQGINFVDTADMYSAGESEVIVGKALKDRRDDVVLATKVHFPFTEGRNRSGNSRRWITRAVEDSLRRLGTDWIDLYQIHRPDHTTDIEETLWVLSDLVSAGKIRAFGCSAFPAEDIVEAYHVSDRRGYGRFRTNQPPYSMIARGIERSVLPTCRRLGMGVLTYSPLAFGFLSGKIRRNQPLDLSARAALAPDRFDPALPANAAKYDAVEQLIEVADGIGTTLPELAMAFVTTHPAVTSVIAGPRTMDQLEGLLEAADLTLDDKTLDRIDEIVPPGTDLFRADAAWQPQSLTDPTQRRRPLGDR, encoded by the coding sequence ATGCGTTATCGCACGTTGGGCGGGACCGGGATCGAGGTCAGTACGCACTGTCTCGGGGCGATGATGTTCGGCGCGGTCGGGAACCCGGATCACGAGGACTGCATCCGGATCATTCACGCCGCGCTGGACCAGGGGATCAACTTCGTCGACACCGCGGACATGTACTCCGCCGGCGAGTCCGAGGTGATCGTGGGCAAGGCGCTCAAGGACCGTCGTGACGACGTCGTGCTGGCCACCAAGGTGCACTTCCCGTTCACCGAGGGCCGGAACCGGAGCGGGAACTCGCGCCGCTGGATCACCCGCGCGGTCGAGGACAGCCTGCGCCGCCTCGGTACCGACTGGATCGACCTGTACCAGATCCACCGGCCGGACCACACCACGGACATCGAGGAGACGCTCTGGGTGCTGAGCGACCTGGTCAGCGCCGGCAAGATCCGCGCGTTCGGCTGCTCGGCGTTCCCGGCGGAGGACATCGTCGAGGCGTACCACGTGTCCGACCGCCGCGGGTACGGCCGGTTCCGGACGAACCAGCCGCCGTACTCGATGATTGCCCGCGGCATCGAACGCTCCGTGCTCCCGACCTGCCGCCGGCTCGGGATGGGCGTGCTGACCTACAGCCCGCTGGCGTTCGGCTTCCTGTCCGGGAAGATCCGCAGGAACCAGCCGCTCGACCTGTCCGCCCGGGCCGCACTCGCGCCCGACCGCTTCGACCCGGCACTGCCCGCGAACGCGGCGAAGTACGACGCCGTCGAGCAACTGATCGAGGTCGCAGACGGCATCGGTACGACGCTGCCCGAACTGGCGATGGCCTTCGTCACCACCCACCCGGCCGTCACGTCGGTGATCGCCGGCCCCCGCACGATGGACCAATTGGAGGGCCTGCTTGAAGCCGCCGACCTCACCCTCGACGACAAAACCCTCGACCGCATCGACGAGATCGTCCCACCCGGCACCGACCTCTTCCGAGCCGACGCCGCCTGGCAACCCCAATCCCTGACCGACCCCACCCAACGCCGCCGCCCCCTCGGGGACCGCTGA
- a CDS encoding GDSL-type esterase/lipase family protein encodes MSRTTAAQDLGPGTRPDLWSGAVAWTGRDQRWQPWRLFPDEERFAYTEGLSEQARVAAGVRLAAVIRGGVLELEVEAVGNNSAPVDVLADGKLIARHPVAGRSKVRVELPDHQAEVEVWLPQQGRTIVTAVRAVGSEQVARRPPGERRWVAYGSSITQCVESDGPSETWPALVARELGWDLTCLGFGGNCQLDPVVPRTIARLDVDVVSLCLGINIYGAGTFNARSLPGQLAELVRRVREAHPAAGIVVGSPVICPRRETTPNEVGLTLRAIRELVHTVGLDFRARGDDRVHVLDGLSLLGEHDADLLHDGLHPGPDGYRLMAARTVRYLRETGLAAPTLV; translated from the coding sequence TTGAGCAGGACTACTGCCGCCCAGGACCTGGGGCCGGGAACCAGGCCGGACCTCTGGTCCGGAGCCGTCGCCTGGACCGGCCGCGACCAGCGGTGGCAACCGTGGCGGCTGTTCCCGGACGAAGAGCGCTTCGCGTATACCGAGGGTCTGTCCGAGCAGGCGCGGGTCGCCGCGGGGGTGCGGCTGGCGGCCGTCATCCGCGGCGGAGTGCTCGAGCTCGAAGTAGAGGCTGTAGGCAACAACAGTGCCCCGGTCGACGTGCTTGCGGACGGGAAGCTGATCGCCCGGCATCCGGTTGCCGGTCGGTCGAAGGTCAGGGTCGAGCTGCCGGATCATCAGGCCGAGGTGGAGGTCTGGCTTCCGCAGCAGGGCCGGACGATCGTGACCGCGGTCCGAGCGGTGGGTTCGGAGCAGGTCGCGCGGCGCCCGCCGGGGGAGCGGCGGTGGGTAGCGTACGGAAGCTCGATCACGCAGTGCGTCGAGAGCGACGGGCCAAGCGAGACCTGGCCTGCCCTCGTCGCGAGGGAGCTCGGTTGGGACCTCACCTGCCTGGGCTTCGGCGGCAACTGCCAACTCGACCCGGTGGTACCGCGGACGATCGCACGGCTCGACGTCGACGTCGTCAGTCTCTGCCTCGGCATCAACATCTACGGCGCGGGCACCTTCAACGCTCGCTCGTTGCCCGGCCAGCTTGCTGAGCTGGTCCGTCGGGTCCGGGAGGCGCATCCTGCCGCCGGCATCGTGGTCGGTTCGCCGGTGATCTGTCCGCGCCGGGAGACGACGCCGAACGAGGTGGGGCTGACGTTGCGCGCCATCCGCGAGCTGGTACACACCGTCGGACTGGACTTTCGCGCTCGCGGCGACGATCGGGTCCACGTGCTCGACGGTCTGTCGCTGCTCGGCGAGCATGACGCTGACCTGTTGCACGACGGGCTGCACCCGGGGCCGGACGGGTACCGGCTGATGGCGGCGCGCACAGTCCGGTACCTGCGCGAGACCGGACTCGCCGCTCCCACGCTGGTCTGA
- a CDS encoding carbohydrate ABC transporter permease gives MKPTAEKVRPALVPERTGSPAPLRRGRLPRHVQSRQRLFGMLFVLPAALYVVIFHLAPVLYGFYLSFTEYSPLGRSGPEFVGLDQYRELAGDADFGKSLLVTLRYVAQVLPITVVLALGLALLVNRPFRGVGLFRAGMYVPHIVSLTAVSMVWLWIYSDSGLVNEALGAIGLDPQRWLTEEDSALNAVSAMRIWKALGSNMVLLLAGLQSVPRDLYEAAEVDGAGPWGKLRHVTLPGIRPMLTYVIAMDVIYLAQGFAEIFVLTQGGPLGSTTTVNFLIYTEAFQYNRLGSASAMAFVLFAFIAGLTLLAVRATQGRK, from the coding sequence TTGAAGCCAACCGCTGAGAAGGTGAGGCCGGCCCTCGTGCCGGAGCGGACCGGGTCACCGGCTCCGCTCCGCCGGGGCCGGCTTCCCCGCCACGTCCAGAGCAGGCAGCGGTTGTTCGGGATGCTGTTCGTCCTGCCCGCCGCGCTGTACGTCGTGATCTTCCACCTGGCGCCGGTGCTGTACGGGTTCTACCTCAGCTTCACCGAGTACAGCCCGCTCGGCCGGTCCGGCCCGGAGTTCGTCGGCCTGGACCAGTACCGCGAACTGGCCGGCGACGCGGACTTCGGCAAGTCGCTGCTGGTGACGTTGCGGTATGTGGCTCAGGTCCTGCCGATCACCGTGGTACTCGCGCTGGGGCTCGCGCTCCTGGTCAACCGGCCGTTCCGCGGCGTCGGGCTGTTCCGCGCCGGCATGTACGTGCCGCACATAGTCTCGCTGACCGCGGTCAGCATGGTGTGGCTGTGGATCTACTCCGACAGCGGTCTGGTCAACGAGGCGCTGGGAGCGATCGGGCTCGACCCGCAACGCTGGCTGACCGAGGAGGACTCGGCGCTCAACGCTGTGTCCGCGATGCGGATCTGGAAGGCGCTGGGCAGCAACATGGTGCTGCTGCTCGCCGGGCTGCAGTCGGTACCGCGGGACCTGTACGAGGCTGCGGAGGTGGACGGGGCCGGCCCCTGGGGCAAGCTCCGCCACGTCACGCTGCCGGGGATCCGGCCGATGCTCACGTACGTCATCGCGATGGACGTGATCTACCTGGCGCAGGGCTTCGCCGAGATTTTCGTGCTCACCCAGGGCGGCCCGCTCGGCAGCACGACCACGGTGAACTTCCTGATCTACACCGAGGCGTTCCAGTACAACAGGCTCGGCAGTGCGTCCGCGATGGCGTTCGTCCTGTTCGCCTTCATCGCAGGGCTCACGCTGCTCGCGGTCCGGGCCACGCAGGGAAGGAAGTGA
- a CDS encoding LacI family DNA-binding transcriptional regulator: protein MAGGKRPSQRDIAERAQVSQTAVSLVLNGKSEQYGLSPETVAKVRAAMTALGYVPNISARTLRGGRNGLIGVHTFETLFPTSQQSYYFEFMIGVEEMAIATGQDLVLLTSAHQHEGDQSIYRGGVNRLRLTDGAVILGFNEDAEELSRLADEGFPFVFIGRREKVASLMPYVTVDYAGGMAAVAGHLADLGHRRVAYLGLPDRLGPRTERRTAFGASAEQASIEVQDQFFVSPADVGADWLTRLRDEHVTAAVVESGDFLPKVVELADAAGLTIPADLSVVCLDTPSVRTGPYDWAHTALPRRELGGRAVRVLLDFLDGHLPRNHREELPCELHLGQTLTSPAH from the coding sequence ATGGCGGGCGGCAAGCGGCCGAGCCAGCGCGACATCGCCGAACGGGCCCAGGTGTCCCAGACCGCGGTGTCGCTGGTGCTCAACGGCAAGAGCGAGCAGTACGGGCTCTCCCCTGAGACCGTGGCGAAGGTGCGCGCGGCGATGACCGCGCTGGGCTACGTGCCCAACATCTCCGCTCGGACCCTGCGCGGCGGCCGCAACGGGCTCATCGGCGTCCACACGTTCGAGACGTTGTTCCCGACCAGCCAGCAGTCGTACTACTTCGAGTTCATGATCGGCGTCGAGGAGATGGCGATCGCCACCGGGCAGGATCTCGTCCTGCTCACCTCGGCCCACCAGCACGAGGGTGACCAGAGCATCTACCGCGGCGGCGTCAACCGGCTCCGGCTGACCGACGGCGCGGTGATCCTCGGCTTCAACGAGGACGCCGAGGAGCTCTCCCGGCTGGCCGACGAGGGGTTCCCGTTCGTCTTTATCGGCCGGCGCGAGAAGGTCGCGTCGCTGATGCCGTACGTCACCGTCGACTACGCCGGCGGGATGGCCGCCGTGGCCGGCCACCTGGCCGACCTCGGCCACCGGCGGGTCGCCTATCTCGGCCTGCCCGACCGGCTCGGCCCGCGGACCGAGCGGCGAACGGCCTTCGGCGCCAGCGCCGAACAGGCATCGATCGAGGTCCAGGACCAGTTCTTCGTCTCACCCGCCGACGTCGGCGCGGACTGGCTCACCCGGCTCCGCGACGAGCATGTCACCGCCGCCGTGGTCGAGAGCGGCGACTTCCTTCCGAAGGTGGTGGAGCTTGCCGACGCGGCCGGCCTCACCATCCCGGCCGACCTGTCGGTCGTCTGCCTGGACACTCCCTCGGTCCGGACCGGCCCGTACGACTGGGCGCACACCGCCCTCCCGCGCCGCGAGCTGGGTGGCCGGGCGGTCCGCGTGCTGCTCGACTTCCTGGACGGCCACCTGCCGAGGAACCACCGCGAGGAGCTCCCCTGCGAGCTGCACCTCGGGCAGACGCTGACCAGCCCTGCCCACTGA
- a CDS encoding ABC transporter substrate-binding protein, with product MTRIPCKKAVAALAAVTLGLALTACSGGGTDSGDTPANSVSVWFPGIDEAEMKLVNETLVPKFEQQTGAQVEVTFVDWENVSPKLNAAFAAGTAPDVLGHGIAATADFVHNDRIADLTPYVEKLSQGDRDDLANALPGGQVDGKQYFVPLIMALRLVAYSGADFKAAGLNPDQPPKTWEQVRATAEKLTQRNGDKITRSGLVVSNAPISGQQTFGTLLWANGGELLTEDNSKAALTAPEAVEALTFYTGLYQGGNAVDGQLGTNWAGLPPAQQPIATGTASMQLADVSGIEKLQKAAPQRDIRVMPPLAFEGNEPASFGGPANGLMLNKDSKNPDLAWKFIEHMMSAEVSTQYATSLGFLPIRKSAMESEAIKTSAVKTTALKALDYARPNPNVPGWVRARDAIDKSLEQALRGKLSPEEALKQAAAEVDKTLEANR from the coding sequence ATGACCAGGATCCCCTGCAAGAAGGCTGTCGCCGCGCTCGCCGCCGTCACGCTGGGCCTCGCCCTGACCGCGTGCTCCGGCGGTGGGACCGACAGTGGTGACACCCCGGCCAACTCCGTCAGCGTCTGGTTCCCGGGCATCGACGAGGCCGAGATGAAGCTCGTCAACGAGACCCTGGTGCCGAAGTTCGAGCAGCAGACCGGCGCGCAGGTCGAGGTGACCTTCGTCGACTGGGAGAACGTCTCGCCCAAGCTGAACGCGGCGTTCGCCGCCGGCACCGCGCCGGACGTGCTCGGCCACGGCATCGCGGCGACAGCCGACTTCGTCCACAACGACCGGATCGCCGACCTCACGCCGTACGTCGAGAAGCTGAGCCAGGGCGACCGCGACGACCTCGCCAACGCGCTGCCCGGCGGCCAGGTCGACGGCAAGCAGTACTTCGTGCCGCTGATCATGGCGCTGCGGCTGGTCGCCTACAGCGGCGCCGACTTCAAGGCCGCAGGCCTGAACCCGGACCAGCCGCCGAAGACCTGGGAGCAGGTGCGGGCCACCGCCGAGAAGCTCACCCAGCGCAACGGCGACAAGATCACCCGCTCCGGCCTGGTCGTGTCGAACGCGCCGATCAGCGGTCAGCAGACGTTCGGGACGCTGCTGTGGGCCAACGGCGGCGAGTTGCTCACCGAGGACAACTCGAAGGCGGCGCTCACCGCGCCGGAGGCGGTCGAGGCGCTCACCTTCTACACCGGTCTCTACCAGGGCGGCAACGCCGTCGACGGCCAGCTCGGCACCAACTGGGCAGGTCTGCCGCCGGCGCAGCAGCCGATCGCCACCGGCACCGCGTCGATGCAGCTGGCCGACGTCAGCGGGATCGAGAAGCTGCAGAAGGCCGCGCCGCAGCGCGACATCCGGGTCATGCCGCCGCTGGCCTTCGAGGGCAACGAGCCAGCCTCGTTCGGTGGCCCGGCGAACGGCCTGATGCTCAACAAGGACAGCAAGAACCCGGATCTGGCCTGGAAGTTCATCGAGCACATGATGTCGGCCGAGGTCAGCACGCAGTACGCCACCAGCCTCGGCTTCCTGCCGATCCGCAAGTCGGCGATGGAGTCGGAGGCGATCAAGACGAGCGCGGTCAAGACGACCGCGCTGAAGGCGCTCGACTACGCCCGCCCGAACCCGAACGTGCCCGGGTGGGTGCGGGCCCGGGACGCGATCGACAAGTCGCTGGAGCAGGCACTCCGCGGCAAGCTCTCGCCCGAGGAGGCGCTGAAGCAGGCCGCCGCAGAGGTGGACAAGACCCTTGAAGCCAACCGCTGA